The Winogradskyella schleiferi genome has a window encoding:
- the ybeY gene encoding rRNA maturation RNase YbeY, with the protein MISFNYETDFSLEQEMQISDWITETILEENCKVGDIDYIFCSDNYLHQLNVDFLNHDTLTDIISFDYSVGKELHGEIYISVDRVKENASDFEVSFENEMTRVMIHGILHYCGYKDKSEDEAKLMRSKEDYYLAKRNL; encoded by the coding sequence ATGATTAGTTTTAACTACGAAACCGATTTTAGTTTAGAACAGGAGATGCAGATTTCCGATTGGATAACAGAAACTATTTTAGAGGAAAATTGTAAAGTAGGCGATATTGATTACATTTTTTGTTCAGATAATTATCTACATCAATTGAATGTCGATTTCTTAAATCATGATACGTTGACGGACATTATTAGCTTTGACTATTCAGTAGGAAAGGAGCTACATGGTGAAATTTATATTTCGGTAGATAGAGTGAAGGAAAATGCTTCTGATTTTGAGGTGTCTTTTGAAAATGAAATGACAAGAGTTATGATTCATGGTATTCTGCATTATTGTGGTTATAAGGATAAGTCTGAAGATGAGGCAAAGTTGATGCGTTCAAAAGAAGATTACTATCTAGCAAAACGAAATTTATAG